Below is a window of Shumkonia mesophila DNA.
GCTGATCCCCCGCAGGATCGCGATCAGCGGCATCTTCTCCAAACACGCATTCAAGGTCGGGCCTTGCGACATTCTCAGACTCCTGGTTGCAACGGTTTCCTGCATAAGGCTGTTTTTGTAACCGCGAGCGCCGCCGGTTTCCCAACGGGCCCGTCCCATCGGGCCCGCCTCGATCAAAGTCGGTTTGGAACGGCTTGGCCGGCGACGGAAAGCGCATCACCTCTCTTGCGGCGGCATGTTCGAACGACCTTTTGGAGGAGGACTACCACTCGGCTACGGAGCCGTCCGCGTGACGCCAGACCGGATTGCGCCAGCGGTGCCCTTCTTCCGAACGCTCGCGAACGTACGCCTCGTTGATCTCGATGCCGAGTCCTGGCCCCTTCGGCAAGGTAACGAAACCGTCGCGATACTCGAAAACCGACGGATCGCTGAGATAGTCGAGAACGTCATTGGTTCTGTTGTAGTGGATGCCGAGGCTCTGTTCCTGGATGAAAGCGTTGTGGCAGGTGGCATCCACCTGCAGGCATGCCGCCAGCGCGATCGGCCCCAGGGGACAGTGGGGTGCGAGGGCCACGTCGTAGGCTTCGGCCATCGACGCGATCTTCTTGCATTCCGTGATGCCCCCAGCGTGCGAGAGGTCCGGCTGAATGATGTCGGCGGCACGCTTCTCGAACAGATGCTTGAAGTCCCACCGCGAGAACATGCGCTCGCCCGTGGCAATGGGGACGTTTGAGTGCCGGGTCAGATCACCGAGAACATCCATATGCTCGGACAGAACCGGCTCCTCGATAAACAAGGGCCGAAACGGCTCCAATTCCCGGATCAGGACTTTGGCCATAGGCTTGTGGACCCGGCCATGGAAGTCGATCGCGATGTCCATGTCCATGCCCAGCGCGTCACGGATGGCCCCGACACGCGCCACCACGTCATCGATTTTGCGTGAGGAATCGACGATTTGCAGTTCTTCGGTACCATTCATCTTGATCGCGGTGAACCCATGTGCCGCCGCGTCCTTGGCGGCGTTTGCCACGTCATCGGGGCGATCTCCGCCGATCCAGGAATAGATCCGCATCCGGTCCCGACAGGCGCCGCCCATCAATTCATGGACGGGACAACCAAAGACCTTGCCCTTGATGTCCCACAGGGCTTGGTCGATTCCCGAAATGGCGCTCATCATCACCGGGCCACCGCGATAAAACCCGCCCCGGTACATAATCTGCCAATGATCCTCGATCCTCGCAGGGTCCTGCCCGAGGAGATAGTCGGACAGTTCGCCGACGGCAGCGCGGACCGTTTCCGCCCGACCTTCAAGGACCGGTTCACCCCATCCCCAAAC
It encodes the following:
- the dgoD gene encoding galactonate dehydratase, which encodes MKITALKTWIVPPRWLFLKIETDEGVWGWGEPVLEGRAETVRAAVGELSDYLLGQDPARIEDHWQIMYRGGFYRGGPVMMSAISGIDQALWDIKGKVFGCPVHELMGGACRDRMRIYSWIGGDRPDDVANAAKDAAAHGFTAIKMNGTEELQIVDSSRKIDDVVARVGAIRDALGMDMDIAIDFHGRVHKPMAKVLIRELEPFRPLFIEEPVLSEHMDVLGDLTRHSNVPIATGERMFSRWDFKHLFEKRAADIIQPDLSHAGGITECKKIASMAEAYDVALAPHCPLGPIALAACLQVDATCHNAFIQEQSLGIHYNRTNDVLDYLSDPSVFEYRDGFVTLPKGPGLGIEINEAYVRERSEEGHRWRNPVWRHADGSVAEW